A DNA window from Paralichthys olivaceus isolate ysfri-2021 chromosome 11, ASM2471397v2, whole genome shotgun sequence contains the following coding sequences:
- the cuedc1b gene encoding CUE domain-containing protein 1b isoform X1 translates to MTSLFRRSSSNGGSRSNGSGGGGGSGQGQLNNSRPNRQVRRLEFNQAMEDFKTMFPSMDYEVIECVLRSNNGAVDATIDQLLQMSIDGQGSDDSSDSDDSIPPEILERTLEPDSSDEEPPPVYSPPTYDMHIYDRKYPETPPTPPPRFEVQPPPGHQQVRSYRNWNPPMLGNLPDDFLRILPQQLNSIKQSSQSSQSQPSSSSSPSVSSISQWTAPSGSQSGAAGTTGGAGLTTGGTEQDKKLKQYLEDERIALFLQNEEFMRELQRNREFLIALERDRLKYESKKSKSSNPSSMESSTGEQCSAASMEAISDDALFRDKLKLMGKSTRKKLFEIARTFSEKTKRRKSKRRTLLKHHSLGTANSTANLLDNVEGNPCEEDGQPRRANTQEEAEQRNEPIS, encoded by the exons ATGACCAGCCTATTCAGACGCAGTAGCAGCAATGGAGGCTCCAGAAGCAACGGAAGTGGTGGCGGGGGCGGCAGCGGGCAGGGTCAGCTCAACAACAGCAGACCCAATCGGCAGGTCCGACGCCTGGAGTTCAACCAGGCCATGGAGGACTTCAAGACCATGTTCCCCTCTATGGACTATGAGGTGATTGAGTGCGTGCTGCGCTCCAACAACGGAGCTGTGGACGCCACCATCGACCAGCTGCTCCAGATGAGCATTGATGGACAGGGCTCAGATGATAGTTCAGACTCGGACGACAGCATCCCACCAGAG ATTCTGGAGCGAACACTAGAACCTGATAGTTCTGATGAAGAACCTCCTCCAGTCTACTCTCCACCAACGTATGATATGCACATTTATGACAGGAAATACCCAGAAACCCCACCAACACCTCCGCCAAG ATTTGAAGTCCAGCCACCTCCCGGTCACCAGCAGGTCAGAAGCTACCGGAACTGGAACCCTCCTATGCTTGGAAACCTCCCGGATGATTTTCTACGGATTTTGCCGCAGCAGTTAAACAGTATAAAG CAGAGCTCTCAGAGCAGTCAATCCCAGCCTTCATCGTCATCCTCCCCTTCAGTTTCTTCAATAAGCCAGTGGACAGCCCCGTCTGGTTCTCAGTCCGGAGCTGCGGGGACCACTGGAGGTGCGGGATTGACAACGGGCGGCACAGAGCAAGACAAGAAACTGAAGCAGTACCTGGAAGACGAGCGCATCGCCCTCTTCCTCCAGAACGAGGAGTTTATGAGAGAGCTGCAGCGCAACCGGGAGTTCCTCATCGCCTTAGAGAGAG ATCGCTTGAAGTATGAATCAAAGAAATCAAAGTCCAGTAATCCATCTAGCATGGAGAGTTCCACAG gaGAACAGTGCTCTGCAGCGTCAATGGAAGCCATCTCAGATGACGCTCTGTTCAGAGACAAACTCAAACTCATGGGCAAAT CAACAAGAAAGAAGCTGTTTGAAATTGCCAGGACGTTCTCAGAAAAGACGAAGAGGAGAAAGTCAAAACGAAGGACGCTTCTGAAGCACCATTC ACTGGGCACAGCCAACTCTACAGCCAATCTCCTGGACAATGTGGAGGGAAACCCCTGTG aggagGACGGTCAGCCGAGGAGGGCAAACACTCAGGAAGAGGCTGAACAACGTAATGAGCCAATATCATG A
- the cuedc1b gene encoding CUE domain-containing protein 1b isoform X2, whose translation MTSLFRRSSSNGGSRSNGSGGGGGSGQGQLNNSRPNRQVRRLEFNQAMEDFKTMFPSMDYEVIECVLRSNNGAVDATIDQLLQMSIDGQGSDDSSDSDDSIPPEILERTLEPDSSDEEPPPVYSPPTYDMHIYDRKYPETPPTPPPRFEVQPPPGHQQVRSYRNWNPPMLGNLPDDFLRILPQQLNSIKSSQSSQSQPSSSSSPSVSSISQWTAPSGSQSGAAGTTGGAGLTTGGTEQDKKLKQYLEDERIALFLQNEEFMRELQRNREFLIALERDRLKYESKKSKSSNPSSMESSTGEQCSAASMEAISDDALFRDKLKLMGKSTRKKLFEIARTFSEKTKRRKSKRRTLLKHHSLGTANSTANLLDNVEGNPCEEDGQPRRANTQEEAEQRNEPIS comes from the exons ATGACCAGCCTATTCAGACGCAGTAGCAGCAATGGAGGCTCCAGAAGCAACGGAAGTGGTGGCGGGGGCGGCAGCGGGCAGGGTCAGCTCAACAACAGCAGACCCAATCGGCAGGTCCGACGCCTGGAGTTCAACCAGGCCATGGAGGACTTCAAGACCATGTTCCCCTCTATGGACTATGAGGTGATTGAGTGCGTGCTGCGCTCCAACAACGGAGCTGTGGACGCCACCATCGACCAGCTGCTCCAGATGAGCATTGATGGACAGGGCTCAGATGATAGTTCAGACTCGGACGACAGCATCCCACCAGAG ATTCTGGAGCGAACACTAGAACCTGATAGTTCTGATGAAGAACCTCCTCCAGTCTACTCTCCACCAACGTATGATATGCACATTTATGACAGGAAATACCCAGAAACCCCACCAACACCTCCGCCAAG ATTTGAAGTCCAGCCACCTCCCGGTCACCAGCAGGTCAGAAGCTACCGGAACTGGAACCCTCCTATGCTTGGAAACCTCCCGGATGATTTTCTACGGATTTTGCCGCAGCAGTTAAACAGTATAAAG AGCTCTCAGAGCAGTCAATCCCAGCCTTCATCGTCATCCTCCCCTTCAGTTTCTTCAATAAGCCAGTGGACAGCCCCGTCTGGTTCTCAGTCCGGAGCTGCGGGGACCACTGGAGGTGCGGGATTGACAACGGGCGGCACAGAGCAAGACAAGAAACTGAAGCAGTACCTGGAAGACGAGCGCATCGCCCTCTTCCTCCAGAACGAGGAGTTTATGAGAGAGCTGCAGCGCAACCGGGAGTTCCTCATCGCCTTAGAGAGAG ATCGCTTGAAGTATGAATCAAAGAAATCAAAGTCCAGTAATCCATCTAGCATGGAGAGTTCCACAG gaGAACAGTGCTCTGCAGCGTCAATGGAAGCCATCTCAGATGACGCTCTGTTCAGAGACAAACTCAAACTCATGGGCAAAT CAACAAGAAAGAAGCTGTTTGAAATTGCCAGGACGTTCTCAGAAAAGACGAAGAGGAGAAAGTCAAAACGAAGGACGCTTCTGAAGCACCATTC ACTGGGCACAGCCAACTCTACAGCCAATCTCCTGGACAATGTGGAGGGAAACCCCTGTG aggagGACGGTCAGCCGAGGAGGGCAAACACTCAGGAAGAGGCTGAACAACGTAATGAGCCAATATCATG A